In Silvanigrella paludirubra, the following are encoded in one genomic region:
- a CDS encoding 4-hydroxy-tetrahydrodipicolinate reductase: MHIGLIGTSGRLGTLAKELFKEQSVPFTQISREDLKNINNFSELLKNIQDDIIILDVSLPTGTTSLCNIINDLSIEDLRKVRGVVVGTTGHDEHQKDLLYKSSKKVPICLVSNFSKGVFLFEELLKAKTTKGISVAELARALGFDLAMSEIHHTKKKDAPSGTAITLAESAHIHKNQISSVRVGKVVGEHILYLSSDSEALELKHTAHTRKLFAEGALELCRNIFKQAPKPGFLKKEDYFIH; this comes from the coding sequence ATGCATATAGGACTTATTGGAACATCGGGAAGATTGGGAACCCTTGCGAAAGAACTTTTTAAAGAACAATCCGTCCCTTTTACACAGATCTCAAGAGAAGATCTAAAAAACATAAATAACTTCTCTGAATTGTTAAAGAATATTCAAGACGACATAATCATTTTGGATGTCAGCTTACCTACAGGAACGACAAGTTTATGCAATATTATAAATGACTTAAGCATTGAAGACTTACGTAAAGTACGTGGTGTAGTTGTAGGAACAACGGGGCATGATGAACATCAAAAAGATCTCCTTTATAAATCTTCTAAAAAAGTTCCTATTTGTCTTGTCTCTAATTTTTCAAAAGGCGTTTTTCTTTTTGAAGAGTTATTAAAGGCTAAAACAACAAAAGGGATAAGTGTTGCTGAGCTAGCTAGGGCATTAGGTTTTGACTTAGCAATGAGTGAAATTCATCATACAAAGAAGAAAGATGCTCCAAGTGGAACAGCTATAACACTTGCTGAAAGTGCTCATATCCATAAAAATCAAATTAGCTCTGTTCGAGTTGGAAAAGTTGTAGGCGAGCATATTCTATATCTTAGCAGCGACTCTGAAGCTTTAGAATTGAAACATACGGCTCATACCAGAAAATTATTTGCAGAAGGAGCTTTAGAACTTTGCAGAAATATTTTTAAACAAGCGCCAAAGCCTGGCTTTCTTAAGAAAGAAGATTATTTCATTCATTAA
- a CDS encoding response regulator: MTNTVTDKEILLAFIKNATQKVQELNGVATVLLKEGARPELFDAIARSTSAIKSFASTCHQNHISDFITSKLDSEFDHIRLQNLSITEEIKKNVKENITVLKDLIKNVLKEESPQETEVSKEDDDTFHSLLTSIGQLSVWSFHELMNALAKVHGYTEMLEDINQQIPDTTPQLKSDLKTIQEKLIYNTSHMTGIINRIRSLRGKTKINIKEHNIRDVIKNIQDLTQQPPKSLNWSSLHIPSVNVQFDQIIFEQIWVHLWKLLGEWQIPGTLVQSMCFGKIDLNKSTNNPKFKNNLTIYIWLEPNGTVKFDPTTLQYSTQTPQPDLAYVFHYTSKIAKRISAEVNCAKTAYNGVIFSITIPCGDINLSVSESTGNQIPQPLHILKMKQQDKAVKNVLILDDEKDLRTILSLKINKMGYAVSVAENIAEANKILDSKHIDLIISDLFLGQESGLDLLKTLSINAPKIPFIFITGASEDDISKPILDILAKYSKAFLTKPIATQLLKETLDKIIPL; encoded by the coding sequence ATGACTAATACAGTAACAGATAAAGAAATTCTTTTAGCTTTTATTAAAAATGCAACCCAAAAGGTGCAAGAATTAAATGGAGTTGCCACGGTTCTCCTAAAAGAGGGTGCCAGACCTGAACTTTTTGATGCCATTGCTAGATCGACTTCTGCTATAAAATCTTTTGCTTCAACATGCCACCAAAATCATATTTCTGATTTTATTACGTCAAAATTAGATTCAGAATTTGATCATATTAGACTTCAAAACCTTTCTATTACTGAAGAAATTAAAAAAAATGTTAAAGAAAATATAACTGTTTTAAAAGATCTTATTAAAAATGTTTTAAAAGAAGAATCACCGCAAGAAACAGAAGTTTCAAAGGAAGATGATGACACCTTTCATTCACTTTTAACTTCAATTGGCCAATTAAGTGTTTGGAGTTTTCATGAACTTATGAACGCGCTTGCAAAAGTTCATGGTTATACAGAAATGCTAGAGGATATCAATCAGCAAATACCTGATACAACTCCACAATTAAAAAGCGACTTAAAGACAATACAAGAAAAATTAATTTATAACACATCTCATATGACTGGAATTATTAATAGAATTAGATCTCTTAGAGGAAAAACAAAAATTAATATTAAAGAACATAATATTAGAGATGTTATTAAAAACATTCAAGATCTAACACAGCAACCGCCCAAATCTTTAAATTGGTCTTCATTACATATTCCCAGTGTTAACGTTCAATTTGACCAAATTATCTTTGAACAAATTTGGGTGCATTTATGGAAACTTTTAGGTGAATGGCAAATACCTGGTACTTTAGTTCAATCTATGTGTTTTGGTAAAATAGATTTAAATAAATCTACAAATAATCCTAAATTTAAAAATAATTTAACTATTTATATTTGGTTAGAACCTAACGGAACAGTAAAGTTTGACCCCACAACTCTTCAATATTCAACTCAAACACCGCAACCAGATTTAGCTTACGTTTTTCACTATACATCCAAAATTGCAAAGAGAATTTCTGCTGAAGTTAACTGTGCAAAAACAGCATATAACGGAGTTATATTTAGTATAACAATTCCGTGTGGAGATATAAATTTATCTGTTTCTGAATCAACGGGAAATCAAATTCCACAACCATTACATATTTTAAAAATGAAACAACAAGATAAAGCAGTAAAAAATGTCTTAATATTAGATGATGAAAAAGATTTAAGAACAATATTAAGTCTGAAAATTAACAAGATGGGCTATGCAGTCAGTGTGGCAGAAAATATTGCGGAAGCTAACAAAATATTAGATTCAAAACATATTGATTTAATTATTTCGGATCTTTTTTTAGGACAAGAAAGTGGATTAGATCTCTTAAAAACCTTAAGTATTAATGCTCCAAAAATTCCTTTTATTTTTATAACAGGAGCAAGTGAAGATGACATTTCAAAACCAATACTCGATATTTTAGCTAAGTATTCAAAAGCTTTCTTAACAAAACCAATTGCAACTCAATTACTTAAAGAAACACTTGATAAAATTATTCCACTATAA
- a CDS encoding DUF6588 family protein, whose product MQFYYRIKKYSHIIKSFFGITSIAILTNANADTNMNFNFTSQISDDDYKTLAKTIINPTRFQFMSSPTPSAGKIVPLGISLGGGLSYLSIPQSTIDIINKYTDSANNFPSTVLIPRFIGKVGVPFGIDFAVNYAKIPQSSIELYGLAAQYVYANPKVVPITLAVRGGYTQISGFSPMSANSSNAELLLGIPLPIIKPYVGVGNNWSNANTSISLTGTLSNQTLSKSANWSETYAIIGVQAIALIGLDFEAQISSFQTIYNAKLSIEI is encoded by the coding sequence ATGCAATTTTATTATAGAATTAAAAAATATTCACATATAATTAAATCATTTTTTGGTATTACATCAATCGCCATATTGACAAATGCAAATGCTGATACCAATATGAATTTTAATTTTACTTCACAAATTTCAGATGATGATTATAAAACATTAGCTAAAACGATTATTAATCCAACCCGTTTTCAATTTATGTCTTCACCCACTCCATCAGCAGGTAAAATTGTACCATTAGGTATTTCTTTAGGTGGCGGGTTAAGTTATTTATCTATTCCACAATCTACCATCGACATTATTAATAAATATACGGATTCCGCAAATAACTTTCCTTCAACAGTTTTAATTCCAAGATTTATTGGAAAAGTTGGAGTTCCATTTGGAATTGATTTTGCTGTTAATTATGCAAAAATTCCACAAAGCTCAATAGAACTTTATGGACTTGCAGCACAATATGTTTACGCTAATCCCAAAGTAGTTCCCATTACATTAGCAGTACGCGGAGGTTATACCCAAATTTCAGGATTTAGTCCTATGAGTGCAAACTCAAGTAATGCTGAACTATTATTAGGTATTCCTTTACCAATTATAAAACCTTATGTAGGAGTTGGAAATAATTGGTCAAACGCAAACACATCTATTTCATTAACTGGTACTTTATCGAATCAAACATTATCAAAAAGTGCAAATTGGTCTGAAACCTACGCCATTATAGGAGTTCAAGCAATTGCGCTAATTGGTTTGGATTTTGAAGCCCAAATATCATCATTTCAAACAATTTATAATGCTAAACTTTCTATAGAAATATAA